DNA from Leptolyngbya iicbica LK:
GCCCTGCTCGCCGCCCGTAACAATCACGACGCCGTCAAGCAGGCGGACTTTGCGGAAGCGATCGAGCGGGTCGTCGCCGGATTGGAGAAAAAGAGCCGCGTCCTGAACGACACCGAGAAAAAGATCGTGGCCTATCACGAAGTCGGTCACGCCCTCGTAGGGGCGGTGATGCCGGGGAGCGACCAGGTGGCGAAGATTTCCATCGTGCCGCGTGGCATGGCGGCCCTGGGCTACACCCTGCAACTACCGACGGAAGATCGCTTCTTGCGCAATGAGGCGGAACTGAAGGGCCAAATTGCCACGCTGCTGGGGGGGCGATCGGCGGAGGAAATCGTGTTCGGCAGCATCACCACCGGAGCCGCAAACGACCTGCAGCGGGCCACCGACCTGGCGGAACAAATGGTGACCACCTACGGCATGAGCAAGGTGTTGGGGCCGCTGGCCTACGATCGCGGTAGCCAACCCGCCTTTTTGGACAATGGCATGATGCAAAATCCCCGCCGCGCCGTCAGCGCCGAAACTGCGAAGGAAATCGACCATGAGGTGAAGGAACTGGTGGAAGCTGGGCACCAGCGTGCCCTCGCGATTCTGGCTGCTAACCGCGACCTGATGGAAACCATCACCCAAAGCCTGCTGGAGTCTGAAGTGATTGAAGGGGAAAGCCTGAAGGAGTGGCTGTCGCAAGTGCAAGTACCTGACGAGCAAATGCTGACGGTTTGAGGCGGCGGAAGCCTGCTTGGGGAGAGGGGCGATCTCTTATACCCTTTCGGGTGAATGCAAACTGAGTCAGTCGATACCAGCTTTTGTTGATGGTTCAGGCCTGTCGCCAATTTTCGATCTGCAAGTTGGGAACACGCTCAAACTCACGTTGGTTAGCCGTAACCATCACCAAGTTATGATGAAGGGCCGTGGCGGCAATCAGGACATCATATGCGCCAATGGGCTGCCCTTGAGATTTCAGCACCGCTCGAATTTGTGCGGCTTGTTCAGCTTCGGCAGTGCCGAAAGGCAACTGTGTTGCGGAAGAGAGAATGCCAGCGATCGCGGGTTCAACTTTCTGCGCTCGCTGCGGGTTGAGCACCAAGCCGTAGCGTAGTTCCATGACAGTGATGGCTGAGATAGCAACGTCAACTGGTGGCGTTTGCTTGAGTCTTGCGATTGTTCCCGCTTCGCCTTTGATGAAGTCGCTGATGACGCAGGTATCGAGCAGATAGCGCATCAAAATAGCTCCGGTTCACGGGGCGGCAGGAGTTCTTCGCGGTAGGCTTCAAACGCGGGAAAGTCCGGAGTGCCTTCATAGGACAAAACCAATTCTGACCACTGGGATGTGGTGGCAGTTGTTGGTTGAGTTGCCTGACGCAGAGCTTGCAAGATCAATGCTTGAAGCGAAACTTTAGATTGAGCTGCCCGATACATCAAACTTTGCTCAAGGTCTGGGGGTAAGTCGATCTTAATTTCCATCGCATGTCTTCTCCAATCAAGATATGTGTCTTATTGTCCCAGTGATAGATGGCCTGTAAATCATCTAGTACAGACATTCTACTCTTTAGTATTCATCGACAAATTGGGGATGAACCCAGAGAAATTCGCGCCGCTTATTTTGCACTTTCTCCAAACCGCCAAAGCCAGGATCTTTATCTTTGAGCAAAGCATGGAGTTCTCGGAGCATGGCACCTTGAGCGCGAATAGCCTCCCCATGCTCAAACTCGGCTTCATCTCGTTTGGTATGCCAATCGACCGCAATGTTGCTGCTCTTGATGCCAAACTCCAGACTTTTTTGACCGAGATCGAGTTCTTCTTTGATGCCTTGGTAGGTGCTGTCATCGAGCATGAACTGGGTGGTGGAGGCGGCGACAGGTAAAACCAAGCTCAAAGTCCCGGTCACAAATTTGAAAACGGGAACGGCTTTGGTAAACCACTCGCGATTGAGTTCTAGTTCATAGACACCTTGCTTGGGGGCGTCTGGATTTAAGACGGGCAGGGGTTTGCGGGAATGTTCACACCAGAGCGTAAGTCGGAATTTTTCGGCAACCCAGTTGGGGCGATCAAAGAAACCCGGATCAACAGGCTGAAAGCTAAACAACCGAGGGCCTTCTTTGGCTTCATCAATGAGCATTTGCATGAGGTAAGCGAACTGCTGATCGATACGGCTCATCATTGCCCGCTGCTCTCGCGATAATGCCTGATATCGCTGGTGTTCGCGGCGGTCAAGCTTTACGAGATCGCTGCGGATGGCATTCTCAAGATCCTTAGCCATATTTTGAAACTGGTCGATCCCAATTACCTGGGAGGGGGCTGGCGTGGTGGGGGCGTTGTTCAGCAGTTGATCAATGTTTTGCCACTCGTCACAACCGGATACCGTACAGGGGAATTCGGGGCGATTTTTCTTTTTGCTTTCGATCAGCTTTTGCACTTCAAAAAGCCCCTGTCCTGGGTTTTCCATGCCGCAGGGCGCAATACAAGGCACCATGATGTTGCAATTCAGCCCTTCCCAAAAGCTCTCGACCAACCATTTGACCTCTTCGGTGAGGTAAGAGAGAAAGCGTTCTGGATAGGCGGCGCGGACAGTGATTTTGACATCGTTACCGATGTGTTCCAGCAGGGCGCGACCGTTGTAGTCGTTATCGAGCATGAGACCCCGCTGCCAATGGACGCTGTCGGGGTAGTTGTTGCGACCCAAAGAATATTTGTGGAGGCGGACGATGAGTTGGTAAAACAGCCCTTCAGCGTTGGCACTTTGGCCGCGATCGTCTACGATGCGGCAGATTTGGACTTGTTGGCGATCTCCAGCTTCAGGTTCTGCGCCCCAGTTGGGCAGTTGCTCTGGGCGTTGGTCGGGCACCAATTGGGCAATCAGGTGAGTATTGCTGGCTTCGGGCACAGCGGGATCGAGGACGACTCTGTAGGAAAGATCGAAGCGCTCCATCAGCCGCAGAAAGATGGGATGGAGTTCTATGGGATAGCCCGTTTCGCCTTTAAACGGGGGATGGCTCCAGAGTTGGCTGAGATGCTCAAACTCGACGAGGCCATTGCGATCGCGGGTCAACTCATCATCAAGGACAAAGCTGATGGCTTTGGCGAGCCAGTCGGGTTGCAGGATGACGGTATCCTTAAGGATTTCGTCGTAGTGGTAGTGGATGAGATAGCCCAGGGTGTGGGACACGCGCACAAACAGTTCAGCGGCAAAGCCTTCGAGTCCGTGTTCTTCACAGAGGGCGATGACATCGCTGTAGGGCATATAGGGCTTGCCGGAAGCTTCCAGCAATTCGCGAATCTGCTGCCATTTGGTCGGTACTTTGCGACCCATGCCGGGAAGAGTCGCGGCAACCTCCGCAATGGCCTCTCGCAATTCGGCAATGCCCGTGCCCTCTTTGCTATCGATGTGGTGAAAGCCCAGAACGGTATCGCTACCAAACAGGTCAATTAATTCTTGACGATCAATGTCGGGCTGACGTTGACCAGGCCCACCGTGAGTAGCAACCACCAGAATCTTGGCATCCGGCTCTCGATGCTTAATCAGCGTAATCCACTCTTTGACAAACCCCTGCTGTGGCCCCTCACGGGGCTTCCACACCACCAGATAGACTGCTGTAGAGCTGAAAAAGAGCTGATGAGTGGGACGATAAACCCGCTGCCCTCCAAAGTCCCAACCGTTAAGTGTAATTTCTGTTCCGTTGTTTGAAGCGTTGACAATGACAGGCTTAATCTCAATACCATGAGTCGTGGGGCGGCCTTCTAACCAGTCATCACCCCGCAATGATCCCAGCAAGCAACTTTTCCCAACCTCGCCCTCCCCAACCAAGATTAACTTGGCTTCACTCAGTAATACTTCTCCTTCTGCTCTGGCCCTCAAATATTGAGAAATCGCTCTCATGCCTTGTTCGTAAGCTGCTGAGAGATCAGGATTCAGTGGGTTATGGTCAAGCTCAATTTTAATGAGTAGGGGAATCTGTACTAGAGAAGTAGGTAGATCAATTAAATGATTAGACTCCAATTCGAGACTTTCGAGGTTTTTTAAATCTCCGAGCCATTCAGGCAAAAATTTGAGTTGGCACTTATAAGCCCAGAGTCTCCTAAGTTGCTTCATATGCCTGACAGAGCTTGGAAGATTTCCTAAATAATTACCTCCTGCTACGTAACCTAGCCCGAGCTGCCGTAGTTGTTTAAGTGATGAGAAACTATTAGGCAATTTCGATAATTGGTTATCTGTTAAATTCAGACTTTGTAACTGATTCAAAGCAAAAAATACTTCTGGCAATTCTTTTAATTGATTTCCAGCAAGCCCCATAAACCTTAGCTGGTGTAAGGATCTTATTGTAAGAGGTATCGTCTCCAATTGATTGTCAGTAAAATCGAGGGAGCGTAATTCAGTCAGATCCCCGATCCATTCAGGCATTTCCGTTAGCTGATTGCCAGAAAAATAAAGATTCTGCAATTGCCTAAAGTTTTGAATGAATCCCGGCAATTCCGTCAATTGGTTGCCAGAGAAATCAAGTTTTTGCAATTGGGTGAGAGTGGCGATCGCCTTAGGCAATTCCGATAATTGGTTACCAGAAAGGTTAAGCGATTGCAATTGGGTGAGAGTGGCGATCACCTCGGGTAATTCCGCCAATTGGTTGCCAGAAAGATTCAGCGATTGCAATTGGGTGAGAGTGGCGATCGCCTCGGGTACTTCTGTTAAGCCCAATCCACTGAGATCAAGTTCCGTCGCACCCTCCTGACGGGCTGCTTCAATTCGTCGTTCTGCTTCCTGGTAGGCTTCATCTCGCGCCATATTCTCTCACCAAGCTTTCTGCCACCTCCGTTATAGCTTTCGTAGGTGCATCCGCGTAGCGATGCACCATTCCATTCATGTCGGGCGGTGCATTAGCTTCGCTGAATGCACCCTACGGGGGGCAATTTGGGGGAGAGGCACCTATTCCATCTGCAAGTGGGCCTTAATTTCGGGCAACTGCTGCTGGGCATAGTCGTAACCCGTTTGGATAATCGCCTTAGCCTGATGAAAGTCAAAGATACCGTACTGACTCAAGGGTGGCTGTAGCAGAATCTCGGGCGGATGCTCAGTGAGCATGCTGTGCGTGACGCGCTGCTCCATCACATTAAGCGACACTCCAATTACATCAAAAATGTTGGGGCCTTGCCGTTCTTCCGGCATCCAGTTGTCGAGCTTGGCTTGCAGTTGATCTTGCAGGGTTGCGTACTGGTCTTGAAGGCGTTGCAAAACCTTGGCGGCGCGGGTGCTCTGAAATTGGTCGGCCAGGCGATCAAGCTGCTCGGGCATGCGGTTGCGATCGCTCTCCGAGGCTTCGGTCAGGGGATTGTCTGACGACTCAGCACCGCGATCGCCATCCGCCATCTCTGGATCTGAATCATCGGGCTGATTGCGGGTTGGTGCGGCAGTGGAGTCAGTGCTCATTTCCCCAGACGTTTCATCCGGCGGAGCGGGATGATTGAGATTCACCGCCAGCACCACATCGACGCCCAAGCGGCGGGCCACATCCACCGGCACGGGGTTCACAATACCGCCATCTCCCAGATGACGACCAGAATGCAAGAATGGGGTGAAAATGCCCGGAATTGAAATGCTCGCGCGAACGGCATCGGCCAGGTGTCCCTGCTCTAAACAAACGGGGCCGCCAGTTTCGAGATCCGTCGCGACGCAGCAAAAGGGAATGGTGGTGTCTTCGATGTGGCGATCGTAGAGATGCTCCGACAATAAGTCGTAGATGCGGTTGCCATCGAGCAACCCCGTGCTGGGAAAGACCACATCAAAATACGAGACGATCGCCCGCCAGTTGAGGTTTTGCACAAAGGCTTCAAGTTCATCGAGTTCATCCGCCGCATAGATGGCCCCGACAAAGGCTCCGATGCTAGAGCCCGCGATCGCGTGAATCTGAATACCGGCCTCCTCCAAAGCACGAATGACGCCAATATGCGCCCATCCCCTCGCTCCGCCACTGCCTAGCGCTAGCCCCAAGGTCTTCACCAAGTCTCTGTCCCCTTGTGGTTAATGACACACACAGCATACGTGCTGCCACCAATTTCGTTAGACCAAGAAGCAGAATTGAACCGGTTTAATCCACCTTGGTTTCATCCACTAGCGTCAGGCTCACCCAGGTGCCCTGAACGGAATATTGGCGAATCAGGCGTTGGCGATGGGTGGGAGAAATCAGCCAGCCGACTTCCAGAAACAGCGGTTGGCGCGGCGTGATCGCGGTGGGACAGGTCGAGGACGCGCCATCGGGCAAAAGCAACACCTGCACCGGCTGACTCCCGGTGGTGAAAAGAAGGCGATCGCCACTCACCACCCCCTGCGACTGAATGGATGGCCCCCCATCGCCAAATTGCAGCGTTTGTTCTACGGTACCGCTGTGATGGGCGATCGCTAAGCGCGTGGCATAGGTGTCATCCGGGCGCAAATCGGGATACACCGTGGTCGCTTCTCCCACCCAGGTGCCGACCAATTCCTCGACTCGCAATGGGGAGCGCGTCGAGGGCGCTGTGCCATCCAGATGTTCGCGAATCAGGGTGAGCTGGTGCAGGTCACGGTTTTTGTCAAAGAGCTGCACCAGGCGCAGGCGATGGTTGGCAGCAATCAAGCCCAGCTCCACGCCAAATTCGGAAAACGGCCCCCACTGCATGGAACCCTGAGAAAACGCGCCATTGTCCAAAAACAGCACACTTTTGGCCAGCGTGCGATATTGCAGCACTGTTTCCTGGGGCGGTTCTCCCGGTGGCTGTTTGGTAATGGTCTGCCGCATCAGATTGTCGTGATCCAGTGGCTGCAACTCAACCACGGTGGGCGTATCGGCCAACACCTCACCCGTCGGCGACACTTGTGTAAAAGAGCCGACCCAGCGCCCCGTATTTTTGAGCAACCGTTGCCATTGGGATGCCATCGTGCCTGCCCCTCAAACCTCTGAAATTCAGCGTCTCATGTTTTGTTGCGGCACTGGCCGTTCCGTAAATTTAGTTGATGGCAGTCACCGTCGAGCCAGTCGTGTCGATCGCCAGCGGGGTCGCATCCACAATTTCAATACCGGTTTGCTGCCAGGCTTGGGCCATCGCCTGGGCGATCGCGGCGGCCCGATCGGCGCTGCCCAACGCCAACAGGGTCGGCCCCGCCCCGCTAATGGTGACTCCATAAGCCCCGGCATCCCGCGCGGCCTGAGTCACCGCGTCGTAACCGGGAATCAGGGACTTGCGGTAGGGCTCGTGGATGCGATCGCCGATCGCCGTCCGCAACCAATCGCCATTCCCTGTCGCCAACGCTTGAATGAGTAGGCCCAGATGGCCCATCGTATAGACCGCATCCGCCCGCGAATATGCCGTCGGCAACACCGCCCGCGCCTGGGCAGTAGAAACCTCAAAAGCGGGGACCACCAAGATCGGAATAATGTCTGGATGCCACGGCACCTCGCATACCGTAGCCGTCCCCGCATCGTCTACCGTGGTCAGGCGACAGCCCCCCAACAACGCGGGCACCACATTATCCGGGTGTCCCTCAATTTCGGTGGCGAAATCCGCGAGCGCCTGGGCATCCAGAGGTTCCCCCGCCATCGCATTTGCCCCCAAAATGCCCCCCACGATCGCCGTCGAAGAGCTGCCCATCCCCCGGGCCAACGGCACATCCAGCTCAATTTCCAAGCTCAGTGCCGGAACGGGTTGCCCAATTTTGTGAAAGAACTTTTGAAACGCCACATAGGCCAAATTGGAAGCATCCGTGGTGACGCGATCGCTATCCAAACCCTGCACAGTAATTTGTAGCGTCTCGGCCGTCGGCAGCGACGCAAAGGTGAAGTGGTTGTAGCGGGTCAGCGCTGCCCCCAGACAGTCAAACCCCGGCCCAATATTCGCGGTGGTCGCCGGTACCGCTACTCGAAATGCCCCGCTCATGTCCCCTCCTTCCACGATCCTGCGCCGCTGTTACCCGCACTAGCGCCCCGAATATTACCATTCATTCTGGGGACCACGTTGAGTTCATCAAGATTCGAGCGCCGATTTCGCTAGACTAGATGCGGTCTGAGCCCAGGGAGAGCCAGCATGAGCAAACTGCTTGTTGTCGTCGGATTATCAATTGCGGGACTCAGCGCGATCGCCAGTAGCGCGATCGCTGCCGACGAGCAGACCACGGCTCGCCGCATGGCTGAGCTGCCTTTGCCCGCTTTGTCTGCCCCGCTGCCGCCAGCTCCCGAGCGCCCCGGTCAGAGCCTGACACAAATCTTTCCGCCCGAAAACTTTGCTGATGTCTCCCCCAATCACTGGGCCTACACCGCCGTCAGCACCCTGGCTGAAGACTACGGCTGCTTGGCTGGCTATCCCGATGGCACCTTTCGTGGCGACGAATTTGTCACCCGGTACGAATTTGCCGTCGCCCTCGAAGCCTGCCTGGATGCGGTTTTCCAACTCATTGACCCGCAGCAGCAAATCGACACCGAGCGGCTGCTGAATCAGCTCGAAGTCTTGCATCGCGAACTGGGCACTCTGGCAGACGACGTCGGCGAATTGGAGTCACCGCTAGAAACCGAGTAAATAGCTCCCTACCCCCAACTTAAGAGATCTCCGGAAAAGAAGTCCCCACTTGTAGGGTGTCATAAGCGCAGCGTCATGCAACCCAGGCCGGTATTTTGGGGTCCGGAACTCTCCTTAGGTCCTACTTCTGCTTGAGACAACAGTGGAGCTGTCGTTAATTAATGAGGCGGCGATCGTGGCTGATGCGATAAGTGATGGCGCAAATTACGCTGAGAAAACCTAGCCCCAGTAAACCTGCTAGGGGATTGCCACCGATACCGGTGACCCATTCCGGTACTTGCGCCGTTGCCACCATCAGGTCATTCACATCAACTTGATAATACGCAAACACCAGCCCGCCATGGAGTCCAGCCGCTGGCCCCAAAACTGTCGTGCGACGCTGCTGCCATCGCCCCGCCACGGGAATTCGGCGCGCCCACACTAGCGCCACTCCTAGCATGAGTAACCCCAAGAACTGGGGCCAGGTTGCCAAAATTGCCGAGAGGGGCCGCAAAAAGTGGGCGATCGCAAAAATGAGCGCATTCAGCCACAGAGCCGCAGCGGGACTAAAATCCTGTTCCAGTTCATACAGCAGCCAGCCGCGAAACAGAAGTTCCTCAGCCAGACCGACCCCCACCCCAACCAACAACCCTTCCAGCAACAAGCGACCGACGGCTGGCCCCGGCGGCTGCCAGGTGCTCCAACCCAAGAGCCATTGCAGGCCATATAGTAACCCGATGCCCACAACGCCACCCAGAAATGCGATCGCCCAACTCAGCCACCAGCGATCGCGCTGGCTAAACCCCAGCACCCGCCATGGATAGCGGCAGTGATGCACGCCCCGCAGCCACGAAGGCAAGCCCAACATAAAGACCATGAAGAGACTGATCGGTGCCCAGATGACCGACTGGCCATCCGTAGCAGCGTATTCCCAAAAGTAAAGCGGCAGCGCGATCGGTACCGCTAGCACAACGGCACCGGCCAAACCCACTACCACTCTCATCAGAGCCGGGCACCGTCGAACCAATAGCCAAAAACGTTTCAACAGCGCTCGGTTTACTCTTCCGGCTCAATAGAACTGGTGAGCCCCTTACCCTTTAAGCCTTCGCAGTAAAATTCCGCATGCTCTTGGGCACACACAATCACCACACCCACTTCAGAAACATGCGCCTGCATCATGACATTGACCGCTTGCGGCATCGACAAACTGGGAACCACCTTCATCAGCGACTCCACCACATACTCCATCGAGTTGAAGTCATCATTGTGCAGCAGTACGCGGTACCGGGGAGCCGGTTTTCGAACTGTGGATGTAGAGCGACTTTTAATCGTATCGACAGCCACCATAAGCGCCTCAATAAAGCTAGTTACTCGTTAAGTAGATCAATCTAGTGCCGATCGCACCAGCAAATTGTGTTGAATTTGCCTCAAAGTCCAGAAGCCCTCATTGGCCAACCGCGCCATCCCGCAAGCTCCAACATCGTCGCCCGAAGCAAGACGCTGATCGCAGGATAATTTCATGTTCACCACAGATGGCTTTGGTGGGATTCTAGACTATTAAATCTTAATTGAGATTTTCGGCCCTGACAAAGAAAAACTGTGGAGGCTGACAAAGTAAGTCCCTGACAATAAACAATCTCTCAGGGACACGGTCTCTGGCGGCATACCCGAAGTCTTGCAGTCTCAACCGAGGACTAAGTCCCTCAGTCCCCGCGATATCTCATTTTCCATCCTTTGGCGTGGCGCGGCTGCATTATGCGCCGCTGTTCTAAGGAATTGGAAATAATTTAAGTGTGAACAGCCGTCTCGGCTGTTCAAGAGCAGGCAAGATATGCCTGCCCGACAAGACTTGGATTTTATAAAATCCTGATTCCTAAGTGGAGCAGCCCATCTTGCTAAACATCGCTGGGACCCTTTCACTCTATGTAAACTGAGTGAGTAGTCCCTTCGCATTGGTGACCCCGGGCATGAGCATCGCGGCGTATCAAATCGTCTATGTAGATTGTGGGCAGTCCCGACTTTATGGCGAACTCGTGCAGCATATGGCAGAGCGACAAACCTGCTGGTTGCGCCCCATTTCATTGAGGCAAACTTCGCCCACCACTGAAACCGCAGAGTTTTTAGACGTTTCTAATGGCCCTGATATCATCTGTGCCGATCATGTGATCCAGCCCGTTTTGGATACTGACTGGCTGACGGTACTCGCCACGCTTTCTGCGACCAAAGGTGATTGTGATTACCGTAGTGCCAATCAACATTTGCGCCAATTTGTCACCTGTCTCTTGAGTTTGTGAGGCAATCCTAAGGTTCCTCGATGGGTACTTTGACGCTGGGTTTCCAGGGTCGGTGCCACCATGAACGAGCTCAAAAAACTCGGTAACTGGCCATTCAGCCCTTTAAATAACCAAGGCGACGATCTCGCGATCGTCGCCCCAATGTTCGAATAGTTAGCAAAAGGTACCGACAACCAAAAAAGCATTGACTAGCGGCCTTAATAGGCCCCCTTGCGGTATAGCACAACGAGCACGGTCTCTAGCAATAGCTTGAGGTCATAAAAGAAAGACCACCGCTCCTGGTAGCTCAAATCCATGCTGACGATATCTTCAAAATCGCTGACGGAGGAGCGCCCGCGGACTTGCCACTCGCCTGTGATGCCGGGCTTCACATTCAAGCGTTGCCAGTGGTGCTTGTCATACTGCATCACTTCATCAATCGTCGGCGGTCGGGTGCCAACTAGGCTCATGTCTCCCACCAGCACGTTCAGAAACTGGGGAAATTCGTCCAAGCTGGTTTTACGCAATAGCTTACCGACGCGGGTAATCCGAGGATCGTTCTTGTTCTTAAATACCAAACCTTGGGCTTCGTTCTGCACCAAGTGCTTCAGCTTGTCAGCGTCTGCCACCATGGAGCGAAACTTCCAAATGCGGAAGGTTTTGCCCTGGTGACCACACCGCAGTTGACTGTAAAAAATCGGGCCTGGGTTATCAATTTGAATCGCGATCGCGATCGGGACAAAAATAATTGCGGTGATCACCAGTCCCACGATCGCTCCCAAGATGTCGAGCCCTCGCTTCAACAGGCTCGTAACCGAAGGGTGCTCTAGGTTAACCCCTGTGGGGATATAAAAGCTTAAATTATCAGCGTCATTAAGAACTGCTTCGGGAACTGCAATATCGAAGTGGGCAGTACCATTTTGTATATTAACCACCGGAAAATCGACTCCTTTGATTGCTCCTCAAGCAACTACAGAATATTCTCAACTCCCATCTCCGTATATGCCCTGATGACAAGGTTCATCAAAACTTTAATCTTCACCGAATCTCGATGAAGATGCCTTCGCGATTCACGGAATCGATACTGCTGTACACGTAGCTAAAGTGACATTATATGAAGGCGTCAGTCATCCAGACGAGCGTTGAGCGTGACGTCCAGCCAGGTGCTCAAATCCCCATGGAACAAGGGCTTGACACTCTTGAGAGCGGGCCGAAAAATGTCTAAGTGCCGCGATTTAAAGCAATCTCTGGCGAGTATTTTTTTAAGCACCATCATATTAGATGCCTGCCATTCCCTGTAAAGCACCAGTGAATGGCAGGCTATGTTGCGGCTCCGTAATAATGCTGATGAAGCTTCGTTGGGCCATCAAGCTAATCAGTGATCGCTGATATCACCCGCCGCTCCCTGGCCTGTGCTGGCTGTTGAGTCAGGTTGGGCAAAGCGTCTGTGGGTCACTCAAGATGTCCGTAGGTTAAATTTACGCAGACTAGACTGTCAGTGGCGTCTATGCGAACAAGGCTCAGCCTGTCAGAACCTAGCCTGATTTATTGGCCAGTTGTACTGGGAATCGCAAGAACTTGATAAGACATGGGGGCGCGCTGCCTCAACTCAGCCGCAATATGGGCGGGGGTAATATCGGCTAAGGAGCACTCATGCTTTTGCATTAATGTGAGCAGCAGATCGCGGGAAAGCAAGGCCGCCTCTGCCAAGAAGCGATCGTTTATCGTTAAGTTGGCAGCTTGAATTTCAGCCAAGTCTTGCTGCAAGGTTTGAATCGTCGAGTCGGTAGCAAACATCGCGACCTCCGAGTAGATGTGATGGTAGTTCAATCGTTCAAAGGTTAGCCATGCCAGCCTTTGTAGTCCTGTTATAGCCCTTAGCGATATTGATAAAATCGGCAATTTCTACAGGTCTTTGACGCCCATCGCCCACGACGGCACAACATTAGTTGCATTTACGTAAGACAGAATTCCCCTTAATCCTGAGGGTGAAGTCCTTCTCCAATACGATGGAAGTTGCCTTAAGTGGTTCGCAGCAGACCCAATTTCTGCAGACGTTGATCGTTAAATCGGTCAATGACTAGGCTGGCCCCATAGCCATACAGAACATCGGCAGCATGGGTCGAGGCAACTCCCACCGTCGGAATTTGAGCCGATACTGCTGACTGAATCCCAGTTTTCGAGTCTTCAAACACGATCGCATCCTCAGGCGCAAGGTTAAACCGCTCCAACGCGGTTTGATAGGGCAGCGGGTCAGGCTTACTGCGCGGTAGCTCCCCAGCGATGAGCAAGTAATCGAAGGCGGTGTCGAGCTGCAATATATTGAGCACAAACTCAGCGTTGGCGCGGGGGGCATTGGTGACAACAGCAGTTTTCAGTTCGTGGTGTTGAATCCAGTCGTAAAGCTCGTCAAAGCCGGACATCCGCGTGAGCTCACTGGCAGCCAATTCGCGGAATTTTGCTTCTTTATCGATTACGAGTTGCGCGCCTTCGGCAGCGGAAAGTTGCGGCAACAGTTCTTTGATTAGATATTCGTTGAGCCGACCGCTGATGTGCTCTTTAAAGAAGGCGTCGTCAACGGTGTAGCCCTCGGGCTCTAAAATGTCGCGCCAGACTTTGATGTGAATCGGGTCGGTGTTGGCAAGGGTGCCGTCAAGGTCGAACAAGACCGCCTGGAGCATAGGAGTGGCTGGGTGTGTGGGTGAGAAGGTAGTCTGGGCGTGAGGCTGGGGCGTGTTTTGCTCCATTACCCGCCATGGATTCTACCAGCTGTCACGGCTGCAGGTGTGTATCATCGCGACTTGCCGTGATGCCCATGCCCAGTTGGCGATCGCTGGCAAACCGCCTTATGGGCTATCGGTCACGATCCGCAGGTGAGGGCAAAGTTGCGATAAAGCGGCCCG
Protein-coding regions in this window:
- a CDS encoding HAD family hydrolase, whose amino-acid sequence is MLQAVLFDLDGTLANTDPIHIKVWRDILEPEGYTVDDAFFKEHISGRLNEYLIKELLPQLSAAEGAQLVIDKEAKFRELAASELTRMSGFDELYDWIQHHELKTAVVTNAPRANAEFVLNILQLDTAFDYLLIAGELPRSKPDPLPYQTALERFNLAPEDAIVFEDSKTGIQSAVSAQIPTVGVASTHAADVLYGYGASLVIDRFNDQRLQKLGLLRTT
- a CDS encoding CPBP family intramembrane glutamic endopeptidase; translated protein: MRVVVGLAGAVVLAVPIALPLYFWEYAATDGQSVIWAPISLFMVFMLGLPSWLRGVHHCRYPWRVLGFSQRDRWWLSWAIAFLGGVVGIGLLYGLQWLLGWSTWQPPGPAVGRLLLEGLLVGVGVGLAEELLFRGWLLYELEQDFSPAAALWLNALIFAIAHFLRPLSAILATWPQFLGLLMLGVALVWARRIPVAGRWQQRRTTVLGPAAGLHGGLVFAYYQVDVNDLMVATAQVPEWVTGIGGNPLAGLLGLGFLSVICAITYRISHDRRLIN
- the clpS gene encoding ATP-dependent Clp protease adapter ClpS; the protein is MVAVDTIKSRSTSTVRKPAPRYRVLLHNDDFNSMEYVVESLMKVVPSLSMPQAVNVMMQAHVSEVGVVIVCAQEHAEFYCEGLKGKGLTSSIEPEE
- a CDS encoding S-layer homology domain-containing protein, giving the protein MSKLLVVVGLSIAGLSAIASSAIAADEQTTARRMAELPLPALSAPLPPAPERPGQSLTQIFPPENFADVSPNHWAYTAVSTLAEDYGCLAGYPDGTFRGDEFVTRYEFAVALEACLDAVFQLIDPQQQIDTERLLNQLEVLHRELGTLADDVGELESPLETE
- a CDS encoding sugar transferase; amino-acid sequence: MVNIQNGTAHFDIAVPEAVLNDADNLSFYIPTGVNLEHPSVTSLLKRGLDILGAIVGLVITAIIFVPIAIAIQIDNPGPIFYSQLRCGHQGKTFRIWKFRSMVADADKLKHLVQNEAQGLVFKNKNDPRITRVGKLLRKTSLDEFPQFLNVLVGDMSLVGTRPPTIDEVMQYDKHHWQRLNVKPGITGEWQVRGRSSVSDFEDIVSMDLSYQERWSFFYDLKLLLETVLVVLYRKGAY